A single genomic interval of Eriocheir sinensis breed Jianghai 21 chromosome 33, ASM2467909v1, whole genome shotgun sequence harbors:
- the LOC127006499 gene encoding spectrin beta chain-like isoform X3, producing the protein MENQKARKSSSSSRSSSSSSSSSEETFQETEVMETSQMEQQYGKEGETWKESLSQAWRNSLGEVDEEHHNGHVETSNANVQPSTMQMFQSEAVTSAQQELQELLPKSETVTSAQQESPLSLPKSETFTSYVCQVSQESVSKSETVTPYYVQQSQQIQELSSSSSRIRVSSSSSSQGAADGSKEQVRSSNRSTRKSTSECSSQESDGDSFSSTPVSPVSSKPPAIQHIIKESSLSSGSSIVGRDPPVSGNEPVLNEIKFELTSWPSRTQSIRMVKVKAHKPASQTLSHDSSVQGIYTGLMERHIKELKDERESVQKKTFMKWVNSHLVRVSTRIGDLYVDLRDGKQLIKLLEILSGERLPRPTKGKMRIHCLENVDKALQFLRDQRVHLENMGSHDIVDGNARLTLGLIWTIILRFQIQDITIEETENQETKSAKDALLLWCQMKTAGYHNVNIRNFTTSWRDGLAFNAIIHKHRPDLVQYEKLSRSNPIHNLNNAFNIAENKLGLTKLLDAEDIFVEQPDEKSIITYVVTYYHYFSKLKQETVQGKRIGKVVGIAMENDRMIKEYESLTSDLLKWIETTIESLNDRAFSNSLTGVQTQLTQFNTYRTVEKPPKFVEKGNLEVLLFTLQSKMRANNQKPYLPKEGKMISDINKAWERLEKAEHERELALREELIRQEKLEQLAARFNRKAGMRETWLSENQRLVSQDNFGFDLAAVEAAAKKHEAIETDIFAYEERVQAVVAVAQELEAENYHDIERINARKDNVLRLWNYLLELLRLRRMRLELSLQLQQNFQEMIYILDSMEDMKVRLLSEDYGKHLMGVEDLLQKHSLLEADINVLGERVKTVIEHSQRFLDDEQVEGYRPCDPSIVLERVQQLEDAYGELVKLAVERRLRLEESRKLWQFYWDMAEEENWIKEKEQILSTSDIGHDLITVNLLLTKHKTVEEELLSHEPQLMAVVKIGEELIAQQHFGSDKIQERIDEIMGMWNNLKERSANRKKRLTDAVDLHQFYTEADDVDTWMLDILRLVSSEDTGRDEATVQSLLKKHKDVTEELKNYASTIEALHHQASELNEIDRESPDVVERLASIDRRYKELLELAKMRKQRLLDALSLYKLFTEADGVEQWIGEKERMLQTMVPAKDIEDCEIMKHRYEGFEQEMNANASRVAVVNQLARQLLHVEHPNSEDIIARQNQLNQRWAELREKAENKREELNSAHGVQTFHIECRETVLWIEDKKRVLMETADLGTDLSGIMTLQRRLSGMERDLAAIQAKLDSLEKEADKISQEHPEEAELIRERVEQIRAVWDQLTQLLKERDAKLEEAGDLHRFLRDLDHFQAWLTKTMTDVASEDIPSNLAEAEKLLSQHQSIREEIDNYTEDYTKMMEYGERITAEDVTPADDAQYMFLRERLKALKDGWAELHQMWENRQQLLSQSLNLQMFLRDAKQGEVLLSQQEHYLSKDETPANLEQAENLIKRHEAFLTTMEANDEKINGICQFAQRLLDEEHFAADKIQKKAENIEERRQQNRERAMEQMERLRDQLQVHQFLQDCEELNDWVQEKHIIAQDESYRSAKTVHSKWTRHQAFEAEIASNKDRLVRVQQAGEELVKEKPEMAEMIGPKITELNQHFEDLESTTKEKGERLFDANRQVLYEQTCDDIDTWMSDLEKQIEGGDTGMDLTSVNILMQKQQMIETQMAVKAKQVEQLESQADYLQRMTPDKTEEIKLMKSKVEQKFESLKAPLVDRNTALGKKKEAFQFRRDVEDEKLWIQEKMPQATSTDYGNSLFTVHMLKKKLQSLSTEIDNHEPRINLVCDNGRKLIEEGHVDADEFHKLLEELLDHWTKLKDAMEFRRSKLAVSEKAQQYLFDASEAEVWMSEQELYMMVEDRGKDELSAQNLMKKHQSLESAVTDYAETIRQLGETARHLISEEHPDSEQISKRQSQIDKLYAGLRDLAVERRSKLDEALKLFMLNREVDDLEQWIAEREVVAGSHELGQDYDHVTMLRDRFKDFARDTETIGNERVAAVNEIADQLISAGHSDAATIALWKDGLNESWADLLELIDTRTQMLAASWELHKFFHDCKDVLSRILEKQNSISDELGRDAGSVSALQRKHQNFVQDLVMLQQQVQQVQDDSSKLQAAYAGDKAREITNREAEVVSAWLNLQGMCEDRRVKLSDTGDLFKFFNMVRTLILWMDDVIRQMNTTEKPRDVSGVELLMNNHQSLKAEVDAREDNFNVCVSLGKELLARNHYATPEIKEKLMSLSNQRINMLQRWEERWEHLQLILEVYQFARDASVAESWLLAQEPYLLSAECGQSIDEVENLIKKHEAFDKACTAQEERFAALERLTTLELREQDKRLGLRDEQGRALYYGQRYTDDEPVNGSFRAAFIKDTRDVCYPSQTLVCSCICLALLLISSGWEGNGLVSLMNEGILINLCCSKLSKYQKFAELKAMSII; encoded by the exons ATGGAGAAccagaaagcaagaaaaagttcAAGCAGCTCGcggagtagcagcagcagcagcagtagcagtgaGGAGACATTTCAGGAAACAGAAGTGATGGAAACTAGTCAAATGGAGCAGCAATATGGCAAGGAAGGGGAAACCTGGAAGGAGTCCCTTAGCCAGGCATGGAGAAATTCCCTTGGAGAAGTGGATGAGGAGCATCACAATGGCCATGTGGAGACCAGCAATGCCAATGTCCAGCCCTCAACCATGCAGATGTTCCAAAGTGAAGCAGTGACTTCTGCCCAGCAAGAATTACAAGAATTATTACCCAAAAGTGAAACAGTGACTTCTGCCCAGCAAGAATCACCATTGTCCTTACCAAAAAGTGAAACATTTACCTCTTATGTCTGTCAAGTGTCCCAAGAATCTGTGTCCAAGAGTGAAACAGTAACTCCATATTATGTCCAGCAGAGCCAACAGATCCAAGAGTTATCAAGCAGCAGTTCAAGGATTCGTGTCTCCTCCAGCAGCTCATCCCAAGGTGCTGCTGATGGCAGCAAGGAGCAAGTGAGAAGCAGCAACAGGAGTACACGAAAAAGTACAAGTGAATGCTCAAGCCAGGAGTCTGATGGGGATTCATTTAGTAGCACTCCTGTGTCCCCTGTGAGCAGCAAGCCACCAGCAATCCAGCACATTATAAAGGAGTCATCACTGTCCTCAGGCAGTAGTATTGTAGGCAGAGATCCTCCTGTCTCTGGCAATGAACCGGTCCTCAATGAGATTAAGTTTGAGCTCACCAGTTGGCCATCCAGAACACAGTCCATCCGCATGGTGAAGGTAAAGGCGCACAAGCCCGCATCCCAGACCTTGAGCCATGACTCCTCAGTGCAGGGTATTTACACTGGACTCATGGAACGTCACATTAAGGAGCTCAAAG ATGAACGAGAGAGTGTCCAGAAGAAGACCTTTATGAAGTGGGTCAACTCGCACCTGGTCAGAGTCAGCACACGCATCGGTGACCTCTATGTTGACCTTCGGGATGGCAAGCAGCTCATCAAACTGCTGGAAATCCTGTCAGGGGAGCGCCTG ccACGGCCGACCAAAGGCAAGATGCGCATCCACTGTTTGGAGAATGTGGACAAAGCACTACAGTTCCTGCGGGATCAGCGAGTGCACCTGGAAAACATGGGTTCCCATGACATAGTGGACGGCAATGCCCGCCTCACCCTGGGTCTCATCTGGACCATCATCCTCCGCTTCCAGATCCAGGATATCACCATCGAGGAAACAGAAAACCAAGAGACCAAGAGTGCCAAGGATGCTCTGCTCCTCTGGTGCCAGATGAAGACTGCTGGCTACCACAATGTCAACATCAGGAACTTTACCACCTCCTGGAGAGATGGTCTTGCCTTCAATGCCATCATCCACAAGCACCGTCCAGACTTGGTGCAGTATGAGAAGCTTTCACGCTCAAATCCCATCCACAATCTCAATAATGCCTTCAACATAGCTGAGAACAAACTTGGACTTACTAAGCTTTTAGATGCAGAGGATATTTTTGTTGAACAGCCTGATGAGAAGTCCATCATTACCTATGTTgtcacctactaccactacttctctAAACTAAAGCAAGAGACCGTGCAGGGTAAACGTATTGGCAAAGTGGTTGGCATTGCCATGGAGAATGACAGGATGATCAAAGAATATGAGAGTCTAACATCAGATCTTCTCAAATGGATTGAGACAACAATTGAAAGCCTAAATGATAGAGCCTTCTCCAACTCTTTGACTGGAGTACAGACCCAGCTGACACAGTTCAACACCTACCGCACAGTGGAAAAGCCTCCTAAGTTTGTGGAGAAGGGCAACCTTGAGGTGCTGCTCTTCACTCTGCAATCCAAGATGAGAGCCAACAATCAGAAGCCTTACCTACCCAAGGAGGGCAAGATGATCAGTGACATCAACAAGGCCTGGGAACGCCTTGAAAAAGCTGAGCATGAAAGGGAGTTGGCTCTGAGAGAGGAACTCATCCGTCAGGAAAAACTGGAGCAGTTGGCTGCTAGATTTAATCGCAAGGCAGGGATGAGGGAGACCTGGCTGTCGGAGAACCAACGTCTTGTTTCTCAGGATAACTTCGGCTTTGACTTGGCAGCTGTTGAGGCGGCAGCCAAGAAACACGAGGCCATCGAGACAGACATCTTTGCCTATGAGGAGCGTGTGCAGGCTGTTGTTGCTGTGGCACAAGAGTTGGAAGCAGAGAATTACCATGATATTGAGCGCATTAATGCCAGGAAAGACAACGTACTCCGGTTATGGAACTATTTGCTTGAATTACTGCGCCTCCGACGCATGAGGCTGGAACTGTCCTTACAATTGCAGCAGAACTTCCAAGAGATGATCTACATCCTGGACTCTATGGAGGATATGAAGGTCCGTCTCTTGAGTGAAGACTATGGCAAGCACCTCATGGGAGTGGAAGACTTGCTGCAGAAACACTCCTTGCTTGAGGCAGACATCAATGTGCTGGGTGAGCGTGTCAAGACAGTCATTGAACACTCCCAGAGGTTCCTTGATGATGAACAAGTGGAGGGTTACCGTCCATGTGACCCATCAATTGTGCTAGAGCGAGTACAACAACTGGAAGATGCCTATGGCGAGCTTGTCAAGCTGGCCGTGGAGCGCAGGCTTCGACTAGAGGAGTCTCGCAAGCTGTGGCAGTTTTATTGGGACATGGCAGAGGAAGAGAATTGGATCAAGGAGAAAGAACAGATTCTATCCACATCCGACATTGGTCATGACCTTATCACAGTCAACTTGTTGCTGACAAAACACAAAACAGTGGAGGAAGAACTTCTGTCTCATGAACCTCAGCTCATGGCTGTTGTCAAGATAGGTGAAGAGCTCATAGCACAACAACACTTTGGTTCTGACAAAATTCAGGAAAGAATTGATGAGATAATGGGAATGTGGAACAACCTCAAGGAAAGGTCAGCCAATCGCAAAAAGCGACTGACAGATGCTGTGGATCTGCACCAGTTCTACACAGAGGCTGATGATGTTGACACCTGGATGCTGGATATTCTCCGCCTTGTCTCCAGTGAAGACACTGGCCGAGATGAGGCAACTGTTCAGTCTCTCCTCAAGAAACACAAGGATGTTACAGAAGAGTTGAAGAACTATGCTTCAACCATCGAGGCTCTTCACCATCAAGCTTCTGAACTCAATGAGATTGACAGAGAATCTCCAGATGTAGTTGAGAGACTTGCCTCAATTGACAGGAGATACAAGGAATTGTTAGAGTTGGCTAAGATGAGGAAACAGAGGCTCCTGGATGCTCTCTCACTTTACAAGCTTTTCACAGAAGCTGATGGAGTGGAACAATGGATTGGGGAGAAGGAGCGCATGCTGCAGACAATGGTGCCAGCAAAGGATATTGAAGACTGTGAGATCATGAAACACAGGTATGAAGGATTTGAACAGGAGATGAATGCCAATGCAAGCAGAGTGGCTGTGGTGAATCAACTTGCCCGCCAGTTGCTGCATGTAGAGCATCCTAACTCCGAAGACATTATTGCTCGCCAGAATCAGCTGAACCAGAGGTGGGCAGAGCTTCGAGAAAAGGCAGAGAACAAGCGTGAGGAACTCAATTCTGCTCATGGTGTTCAGACATTCCATATTGAATGCAGAGAGACTGTTTTGTGGATTGAGGACAAGAAGAGAGTCCTAATGGAGACTGCTGACCTGGGAACTGACCTGAGTGGCATAATGACTCTGCAGCGACGTCTGTCTGGCATGGAGCGTGACTTGGCTGCTATCCAAGCCAAGCTGGACTCTCTTGAAAAGGAGGCTGACAAGATCAGCCAGGAGCACCCTGAGGAGGCTGAACTTATCCGTGAGCGTGTAGAACAGATTCGTGCTGTGTGGGACCAACTGACTCAGCTGTTAAAGGAGCGTGATGCTAAGCTGGAAGAGGCTGGTGACCTCCACCGCTTCCTGCGTGACCTTGATCACTTCCAGGCTTGGCTTACCAAGACCATGACTGATGTTGCTTCTGAAGATATTCCATCCAACCTTGCTGAAGCTGAGAAGCTGCTGAGCCAGCATCAGTCCATCCGAGAGGAAATTGACAACTACACAGAGGACTACACCAAGATGATGGAATATGGTGAACGCATCACTGCAGAAGATGTCACTCCTGCAGATGATGCTCAGTATATGTTCCTAAGGGAGCGTCTCAAGGCCCTCAAGGATGGCTGGGCTGAGCTTCATCAGATGTGGGAGAACAGGCAACAGCTCTTGTCTCAGTCTCTCAACTTACAGATGTTCTTGCGTGATGCTAAGCAAGGAGAGGTGCTCCTGAGTCAACAAGAACACTACCTGAGCAAAGATGAAACACCTGCTAACTTGGAACAGGCAGAGAACCTTATCAAGAGACATGAAGCTTTCCTTACCACCATGGAAGCAAATGATGAAAAGATCAATGGAATTTGTCAGTTTGCACAGAGGCTTTTGGATGAGGAACACTTTGCTGCAGATAAGATCCAGAAGAAGGCCGAGAACATTGAAGAAAGGCGACAACAGAACAGAGAACGAGCTATGGAACAGATGGAACGATTACGGGACCAACTGCAGGTGCATCAGTTCCTCCAAGACTGTGAGGAACTCAATGATTGGGTGCAGGAGAAACATATTATTGCCCAAGATGAGAGCTACCGTTCAGCCAAGACTGTTCACAGCAAGTGGACTCGGCACCAAGCATTTGAAGCAGAGATTGCTAGCAACAAAGACAGACTTGTAAGAGTGCAGCAAGCTGGAGAGGAATTAGTTAAGGAGAAGCCAGAAATGGCCGAGATGATCGGACCGAAGATCACAGAGCTAAACCAACACTTCGAAGACCTTGAAAGCACGACCAAGGAGAAGGGCGAACGACTCTTTGATGCCAACAGGCAAGTTCTTTACGAACAGACATGCGACGATATCGACACATGGATGAGTGACCTCGAGAAGCAGATTGAGGGAGGAGACACAGGGATGGACTTGACTTCTGTAAATATCCTGATGCAGAAGCAGCAAATGATTGAAACACAAATGGCAGTCAAAGCCAAACAGGTGGAGCAGTTGGAGAGTCAGGCTGACTATCTGCAGCGCATGACTCCAGACAAGACAGAAGAGATCAAGCTGATGAAGTCCAAGGTGGAGCAAAAGTTCGAGTCCCTGAAGGCACCTCTCGTCGATCGTAACACAGCCCTGGGCAAGAAGAAGGAGGCATTCCAGTTCAGGCGAGATGTGGAGGATGAGAAGCTTTGGATCCAGGAGAAGATGCCTCAGGCCACCAGCACTGATTATGGCAACTCCCTCTTCACCGTCCACATGCTGAAGAAGAAGTTACAGAGTTTAAGCACAGAGATTGACAACCATGAGCCAAGGATCAACCTCGTATGTGATAATGGCCGTAAGCTTATTGAGGAGGGACATGTCGATGCTGATGAGTTCCATAAGTTGCTGGAGGAGCTGCTGGATCACTGGACCAAGCTGAAGGATGCCATGGAATTCAGACGTTCCAAACTTGCTGTCTCTGAAAAGGCTCAGCAGTATCTCTTTGATGCCAGTGAGGCTGAGGTATGGATGAGTGAGCAAGAGCTGTACATGATGGTGGAGGACAGAGGCAAGGATGAACTTTCAGCCCAGAACTTAATGAAGAAGCACCAGAGCCTTGAGAGTGCTGTCACCGACTATGCAGAGACCATCCGACAGCTTGGTGAGACTGCCAGACACCTCATTAGTGAAGAACACCCTGACAG TGAACAAATCAGCAAAAGACAGTCCCAGATTGACAAGCTGTATGCTGGCCTTCGTGACTTGGCAGTGGAGCGACGCAGCAAGCTTGATGAGGCTTTGAAGTTGTTTATGTTGAACCGGGAAGTGGATGACCTTGAGCAGTGGATTGCCGAGAGGGAGGTTGTGGCTGGCTCACATGAACTTGGCCAGGACTATGATCATGTCACG ATGCTCCGAGACAGATTCAAGGACTTTGCACGAGACACAGAAACCATTGGGAATGAGAGAGTAGCTGCAGTCAATGAGATTGCTGACCAGCTCATTTCTGCTGGCCACTCTGATGCTGCCACCATAGCATTATGGAAGGATGGCCTCAATGAGTCTTGGGCTGATCTTCTGGAGCTCATTGATACCCGCACACAGATGCTCGCTGCCTCTTGGGAGCTTCACAAGTTCTTCCATGACTGTAAGGATGTGTTGAGTCGCATTCTCGAGAAGCAGAACAGCATCTCAGACGAACTCGGCAGAGATGCTGGATCAGTGTCGGCCCTGCAGAGAAAGCACCAGAACTTTGTCCAAGACTTGGTCATGCTTCAGCAACAG GTTCAACAAGTTCAGGATGACTCTTCCAAGCTACAAGCTGCATATGCGGGTGACAAAGCCAGGGAAATCACAAACCGTGAGGCAGAGGTTGTGTCTGCCTGGTTGAACTTGCAGGGAATGTGTGAAGATCGCAGAGTTAAGCTCAGTGACACAGGAGACTTGTTCAAGTTCTTCAACATGGTGCGCACACTCATACTGTGGATGGATGATGTTATCAGACAGATGAACACTACTGAGAAACCAAg GGATGTTAGTGGTGTTGAGTTGCTGATGAACAATCACCAGAGTTTGAAAGCAGAAGTGGATGCCAGAGAAGATAATTTCAACGTCTGTGTGTCCCTTGGGAAGGAGCTGCTTGCCCGCAACCACTACGCCACACCAGAGATCAAGGAGAAGCTCATGTCACTCAGCAACCAGCGCATCAACATGCTGCAGCGctgggaggaaagatgggagcaCTTACAGCTCA TTTTGGAGGTGTACCAGTTTGCTCGCGATGCATCAGTGGCAGAGAGTTGGCTCCTGGCACAGGAACCTTATCTATTATCAGCTGAGTGTGGG CAATCTATTGATGAAGTTGAAAACCTGATCAAGAAGCATGAGGCATTTGACAAGGCCTGTACGGCCCAGGAGGAGAGGTTTGCTGCCCTGGAAAGACTGACCACA CTGGAATTACGAGAGCAGGATAAGCGGCTTGGACTTAGAGATGAGCAGGGCCGTGCTCTTTACTATGGTCAACGCTACACGGATGATGAGCCGGTGAATGGTAGCTTTAGGGCAGCCTTCATTAAGGATACAAGGGATGTGTGCTACCCATCACAGACTCTGGTCTGTTCTTGCATCTGTTTAGCATTGTTACTTATCAGCAGTGGTTGGGAGGGAAATGGTCTTGTATCCTTAATGAATGAGGGTATCCTCATAAACTTGTGTTGTAGCAAGTTGAGCAAATACCAGAAGTTTGCAGAACTGAAGGCAATGTCTATCATCTGA